A window of Lysobacter terrestris contains these coding sequences:
- a CDS encoding protein adenylyltransferase SelO: MNLHFDNRFLRELPGDPETGPRVRQVEGALWSRVAPTPVAAPRLLAHSAEMARTLGIGEAEIHAQRFADVFAGNALVPGMEPYAANYGGHQFGHWAGQLGDGRAISLGEAIAHGGERWELQLKGAGPTPYSRTADGRAVLRSSIREFLCSEAMHHLGVPTTRALSLVATGEAVVRDMFYDGHPRPEPGAIVCRVAPSFLRVGNFELPYARNDLPLLRQLVEFCIRRDFTHIEGGGLEGAGEALYAAWFAEVCTRTAVMVAHWMRVGFVHGVMNTDNMSILGLTIDYGPYGWIDNYDPDWTPNTTDAQGRRYRFGWQPKIAYWNLTRLAHAISPLFADPQVLNAGLQAYADAYTREDRDSIARKLGLAACRDADVELAKELHVLLADAEVDMTLFFRALADVDVAVPTLAPVAHAFYDDDKREASAPAFGDWLARHAARVREDAVDPAARRQRMNAANPKYVLRNYLAQQAIDRAEQGDIAGVHELLEVMRRPYDEQPGREAFAQPRPDWARQKAGCSMLSCSS; the protein is encoded by the coding sequence GTGAACCTGCACTTCGACAACCGCTTCCTGCGCGAGCTGCCCGGCGACCCCGAAACCGGCCCGCGCGTGCGCCAGGTCGAGGGCGCGCTCTGGTCGCGCGTTGCTCCCACGCCGGTCGCCGCGCCGCGGCTGCTCGCGCATTCGGCGGAAATGGCGCGGACGTTGGGCATCGGCGAAGCCGAGATCCACGCGCAGCGGTTCGCCGACGTCTTCGCCGGCAACGCGCTGGTGCCGGGAATGGAGCCGTACGCCGCCAACTACGGCGGCCACCAGTTCGGCCACTGGGCCGGGCAACTCGGCGACGGCCGCGCCATCAGCCTGGGCGAAGCGATCGCGCATGGTGGCGAACGCTGGGAGCTGCAACTGAAGGGCGCCGGCCCGACGCCGTATTCGCGCACGGCGGACGGCCGCGCGGTGTTGCGCTCGTCGATCCGCGAGTTCCTGTGCAGCGAGGCCATGCACCACCTGGGCGTGCCGACGACGCGCGCGCTCAGCCTGGTGGCGACCGGCGAGGCCGTGGTCCGCGACATGTTCTACGACGGCCATCCGCGCCCGGAACCGGGCGCGATCGTGTGCCGCGTGGCGCCATCGTTCCTGCGTGTCGGCAACTTCGAGCTGCCGTACGCGCGCAACGACCTGCCGCTGCTGCGTCAGCTGGTGGAGTTCTGCATCCGCCGCGATTTCACGCACATTGAAGGCGGCGGGCTGGAGGGCGCGGGCGAAGCCTTGTATGCCGCGTGGTTCGCCGAGGTCTGCACGCGCACCGCGGTGATGGTCGCGCACTGGATGCGGGTGGGCTTCGTCCACGGCGTGATGAACACCGACAACATGTCGATCCTCGGCCTGACCATCGATTACGGCCCGTACGGCTGGATCGACAACTACGATCCGGACTGGACGCCCAACACCACCGACGCGCAGGGCCGCCGCTACCGCTTCGGCTGGCAGCCGAAGATCGCGTACTGGAACCTGACCCGCCTGGCGCATGCGATTTCGCCGTTGTTCGCGGACCCGCAGGTCCTCAACGCCGGCCTGCAGGCGTATGCCGATGCCTACACCCGTGAGGACCGCGACAGCATCGCGCGCAAGCTGGGCCTGGCCGCGTGCCGCGACGCCGATGTCGAGCTGGCGAAGGAGTTGCACGTGCTGCTCGCGGATGCGGAAGTCGACATGACCCTGTTCTTCCGCGCGCTGGCGGATGTCGACGTCGCCGTGCCCACGCTGGCGCCGGTGGCGCACGCCTTCTACGACGACGACAAGCGCGAAGCGTCCGCGCCTGCATTCGGCGACTGGCTCGCGCGGCATGCCGCGCGGGTGCGCGAGGATGCCGTTGATCCGGCCGCGCGGCGTCAACGGATGAACGCGGCGAACCCGAAATACGTGCTGCGCAACTACCTTGCCCAGCAGGCCATCGATCGCGCGGAGCAGGGCGACATCGCCGGCGTGCACGAACTGCTGGAAGTGATGCGCCGGCCCTACGACGAGCAGCCCGGCCGCGAGGCGTTCGCGCAGCCGCGCCCGGACTGGGCGCGGCAGAAGGCCGGTTGCTCGATGCTGTCCTGCAGTTCCTGA
- a CDS encoding NHL repeat-containing protein: MTRNAWLWLVSVLTLLALASTYVYEPVPDTVTLSPRTRIGWSAPPRLLAGDGVRGWRDGAPLQARFSDPYGIARAADGTLFIADAGDSNRIRRIGVDGAVATFAGSTEGFRDGAGALAAFNTPSGLALDGAGNLYVADTGNHAIRRVAPDGTVTTLAGSGVAGFRDGPGAQAQFNGPIGVAVDDAGQVYVADTYNDRIRVIGRDGTVRTLAGGDFPGDVDGVGIAARFDTPSALAVDRRGNVWVADTRNNTIRHVSKQGVVTTLPLQDATGAQAALRRPVSIAVTREGVLYVGELFHGRVLQVVPGGPTSPVAVAVAVAVAGAGKRLARPTGLALAPDGTLYVADATAYRVHALDPAAPAGVADALAATGPSPANPLPATLGRWPLRPQDGWHEVVGTLGEVRGNYQGESRDHLHNGLDVRGDVGQEVVAIADGKVSNPLASWGQVGQLGEGMALDDVSYIHMRVGRTARGEPIDPARFVPVFDAAGSLERMRVRRGTRFRAGDVLGTINAMAHVHLIVGTSGYERNAIALGFRNYSDRYAPHIDAIELLDAAEQPLQQMQDGRVLLGRDLDGVQIVVDAWDQVDNNLPRRRLGLHALGYQWLDAAGTPLPGFEAPRMSIDFDLMPTDEAVKLAYAADSGITVHGSSVTRFRYVVTNTVRGGTLATGAWRPRELAAGDYLLRITAKDYSGNLATAGRDLPVRLH; this comes from the coding sequence ATGACCCGGAATGCATGGCTGTGGCTGGTGAGCGTGCTGACGCTGCTGGCGCTGGCTTCGACCTACGTCTACGAGCCGGTGCCGGACACCGTGACGCTGTCGCCGCGCACGCGCATCGGCTGGAGCGCGCCACCGCGACTGCTGGCAGGCGATGGCGTGCGCGGGTGGCGCGATGGCGCGCCCCTGCAGGCGCGCTTCAGTGATCCCTACGGCATCGCGCGCGCCGCGGACGGCACCTTGTTCATCGCGGATGCGGGCGACAGCAACCGCATCCGCAGGATCGGTGTCGACGGAGCCGTCGCGACGTTCGCGGGGTCCACCGAAGGCTTCCGCGATGGGGCCGGCGCGCTTGCGGCCTTCAACACGCCGTCGGGGCTCGCCCTGGACGGCGCCGGCAACCTCTACGTCGCCGACACCGGCAACCACGCGATCCGCCGGGTCGCCCCCGACGGCACGGTGACGACATTGGCGGGCAGCGGCGTGGCCGGCTTCCGCGACGGCCCTGGGGCGCAGGCGCAGTTCAACGGACCGATCGGCGTCGCCGTCGACGATGCCGGGCAGGTGTATGTCGCCGATACCTACAACGACCGCATCCGCGTGATCGGCAGGGACGGGACGGTACGCACGCTGGCCGGCGGCGACTTCCCCGGCGATGTGGACGGCGTCGGCATCGCCGCGCGTTTCGATACGCCGAGCGCACTGGCGGTGGATCGCCGCGGCAACGTCTGGGTCGCCGACACGCGCAACAACACGATCCGGCACGTGAGCAAGCAAGGCGTCGTCACGACCCTGCCGTTGCAGGACGCGACCGGCGCGCAGGCCGCCCTGCGGCGACCGGTGAGCATCGCGGTGACGCGCGAGGGCGTGCTCTACGTCGGTGAGTTGTTCCATGGTCGCGTGCTGCAGGTCGTCCCCGGTGGGCCGACGTCGCCCGTGGCCGTGGCCGTGGCCGTGGCCGTGGCCGGTGCCGGCAAGCGCCTGGCGCGGCCGACCGGCCTGGCGCTCGCGCCCGACGGCACGCTGTACGTGGCCGACGCGACCGCCTACCGCGTGCATGCACTCGACCCCGCTGCGCCGGCCGGCGTGGCCGACGCGCTGGCCGCGACCGGCCCGTCTCCCGCCAATCCGTTGCCGGCCACGCTGGGCCGCTGGCCGCTGCGCCCGCAGGACGGCTGGCACGAAGTGGTCGGCACGCTGGGCGAGGTGCGCGGCAACTACCAGGGCGAGAGCCGCGATCACCTGCACAACGGCCTGGACGTGCGCGGCGACGTCGGCCAGGAGGTCGTCGCGATCGCCGATGGCAAGGTCAGCAATCCCCTGGCGAGCTGGGGCCAGGTGGGCCAGCTCGGCGAAGGCATGGCGCTGGACGACGTCAGCTACATCCACATGCGCGTCGGCCGTACCGCGCGTGGCGAGCCGATCGATCCGGCGCGGTTCGTGCCGGTCTTCGACGCGGCCGGCTCGCTCGAGCGCATGCGCGTGCGCCGCGGCACCCGTTTCCGTGCCGGCGACGTCCTCGGGACGATCAACGCCATGGCCCACGTGCACCTGATCGTCGGCACCAGCGGCTACGAACGCAATGCGATCGCGCTGGGCTTCCGCAACTATTCGGATCGCTACGCGCCGCACATCGACGCCATCGAGCTGCTGGATGCCGCCGAGCAGCCGCTGCAGCAGATGCAGGACGGGCGCGTGCTGCTGGGGCGCGACCTCGACGGCGTGCAGATCGTCGTCGACGCCTGGGACCAGGTCGACAACAACCTGCCGCGGCGCCGCCTCGGCCTGCACGCGCTCGGCTACCAGTGGCTCGATGCGGCCGGGACGCCGCTGCCAGGTTTCGAGGCGCCGCGCATGTCCATCGACTTCGACCTGATGCCGACCGACGAGGCGGTGAAGCTCGCCTATGCCGCCGACAGCGGCATCACCGTGCACGGCAGCAGCGTCACCCGGTTCCGCTACGTGGTGACCAACACGGTGCGCGGGGGCACGCTGGCCACCGGCGCTTGGCGGCCGCGCGAGCTCGCTGCCGGGGATTACCTGCTGCGCATTACCGCGAAGGACTACAGCGGCAACCTGGCCACCGCGGGACGGGACCTCCCGGTGCGCCTGCACTGA
- a CDS encoding ATP-binding cassette domain-containing protein: MPLITLQNVDYGVGGPLLLQNVALSIDAGERIALIGRNGAGKSTLLKLLAGEIQADDGEIRLEGGVRVARLEQEVPAGAEGDVWDVVAGGLGQLGAWLAEYHHLSHAEHVDTEALAKVQAKIEDAQGWSLDQRVTETLTRLQLDGDAPFSGLSGGMKRRVLLARALVSAPDVLLLDEPTNHLDIEAIDWLEGFLKAWTGALVFVTHDRRFLRALATRIVEIDRGQVTSWPGDWANYERRREERLNAEAQENARFDKLLAQEEVWIRQGIKARRTRDEGRVRRLKAMRMERGQRRDLTGNVRMEVAQGDASGRKVVEAKDVAFAYGGNAIVGELSTAIMRGDRIGLIGPNGSGKTTLLKLLLGELAPTAGEVKLGSNLRIAYFDQYRATLREDWNAIENVAEGRESVEINGKHKHVIGYLQDFLFTPERARAPITRLSGGERNRLLLAKLFAQPSNLLVMDEPTNDLDVETLELLEELLADYPGTLLLVSHDRDFLDNVVTSTLVMEGQGRVGEYVGGYSDWLRQRPEAQSLNTAAKPAAPTPAPAAQAAPAVAKRKLSYKDARELEQLPSRIESLESRVAELTAAMNEPAFYQRGSADIAAHNATLAAAQAELDAAYTRWAELDA; the protein is encoded by the coding sequence ATGCCCCTGATTACCCTGCAAAACGTCGATTACGGCGTCGGCGGCCCTTTGCTGCTGCAAAACGTCGCCCTGTCCATCGACGCCGGCGAGCGCATCGCCCTGATCGGCCGCAACGGCGCCGGCAAGTCCACGCTGTTGAAGCTGCTCGCCGGCGAGATCCAGGCCGACGACGGCGAGATACGCCTCGAAGGCGGCGTGCGCGTGGCGCGGCTGGAGCAGGAAGTGCCGGCCGGTGCCGAGGGCGATGTCTGGGACGTGGTCGCCGGCGGCCTCGGCCAGCTCGGCGCCTGGCTGGCCGAATACCACCACCTCAGCCATGCCGAACACGTCGACACCGAGGCGCTGGCCAAGGTGCAGGCGAAGATCGAGGACGCGCAGGGCTGGTCGCTCGACCAGCGCGTCACCGAAACGCTGACCCGGCTGCAACTCGACGGCGATGCGCCGTTCTCCGGCCTTTCGGGCGGCATGAAGCGCCGCGTGCTGCTGGCGCGCGCGCTGGTGTCCGCACCCGACGTGCTGCTGCTCGACGAGCCGACCAACCACCTCGACATCGAGGCGATCGACTGGCTCGAAGGCTTCCTCAAGGCCTGGACCGGCGCGCTGGTCTTCGTCACCCACGACCGCCGCTTCCTGCGCGCGCTCGCCACGCGCATCGTCGAGATCGACCGTGGCCAGGTGACCAGCTGGCCCGGCGACTGGGCCAACTACGAACGCCGCCGCGAGGAGCGCCTCAACGCCGAAGCGCAGGAAAACGCCCGCTTCGACAAGCTGCTCGCGCAGGAAGAAGTGTGGATCCGCCAGGGCATCAAGGCCCGCCGCACCCGCGACGAAGGCCGCGTGCGCCGGCTCAAGGCGATGCGCATGGAGCGCGGCCAGCGCCGCGACCTCACCGGCAACGTGCGCATGGAAGTCGCCCAGGGCGACGCGTCCGGGCGCAAGGTGGTGGAAGCCAAGGACGTGGCGTTCGCGTACGGCGGCAACGCGATCGTGGGCGAGCTGTCGACGGCGATCATGCGCGGCGACCGCATCGGCCTGATCGGCCCCAACGGCAGCGGCAAGACCACGCTGCTGAAGCTGCTGCTGGGCGAACTGGCGCCCACCGCGGGCGAGGTGAAGCTCGGCAGCAACCTGCGGATCGCCTATTTCGACCAGTACCGCGCCACGCTGCGCGAGGACTGGAACGCGATCGAGAACGTCGCCGAAGGCCGCGAGAGCGTGGAGATCAACGGCAAGCACAAGCACGTGATCGGCTACCTGCAGGATTTCCTGTTCACGCCCGAACGCGCGCGCGCGCCGATCACGCGCCTGTCCGGTGGCGAGCGCAACCGCCTGCTGCTGGCCAAGCTGTTCGCGCAGCCGTCCAACCTGCTGGTGATGGACGAACCCACCAACGACCTCGACGTGGAAACGCTGGAGCTGCTGGAAGAGTTGCTGGCCGACTACCCGGGCACGCTGCTGCTGGTCAGCCACGACCGCGACTTCCTCGACAACGTGGTGACCTCGACCCTGGTGATGGAAGGCCAGGGCAGGGTGGGCGAGTACGTGGGCGGCTACAGCGATTGGCTGCGCCAGCGCCCCGAGGCCCAGTCGCTGAATACCGCCGCCAAGCCGGCCGCGCCGACGCCGGCTCCAGCGGCGCAAGCGGCACCCGCGGTCGCCAAGCGCAAGCTCAGCTACAAGGACGCACGCGAACTGGAGCAGCTGCCGTCGCGGATCGAATCGCTGGAATCGCGTGTCGCCGAACTGACCGCGGCAATGAACGAGCCCGCCTTCTACCAGCGCGGCAGTGCCGACATCGCCGCGCACAACGCCACGCTTGCGGCGGCGCAGGCCGAGCTGGACGCCGCCTACACGCGTTGGGCCGAGCTCGACGCCTGA
- a CDS encoding SRPBCC family protein, whose product MRNTIVVTGLLLAALAGPAQAEVKDSAANGFTIENSQVVPVDAKTAWDALVNDVGRWWPKDHTWWGDATKLSIQPRAGGCFCERNGRQQAWHMTVTFVDPGQTLRMTGGLGPLQGMGLDGALEWRLAKAEGGTRITLWYRAGGYTPDDLRKFVPVVDKVQAQQLGGLADYLRAKAK is encoded by the coding sequence ATGCGCAACACGATCGTGGTTACCGGCCTGCTGCTCGCCGCGCTCGCGGGACCGGCCCAGGCCGAAGTGAAGGACTCGGCCGCCAACGGCTTCACCATCGAGAATTCGCAGGTCGTACCGGTCGATGCGAAGACGGCCTGGGACGCGTTGGTCAACGACGTTGGCCGCTGGTGGCCGAAGGATCACACCTGGTGGGGTGACGCCACCAAGCTCTCGATCCAGCCGCGCGCCGGCGGCTGCTTCTGCGAACGCAACGGCAGGCAACAGGCCTGGCACATGACCGTCACCTTCGTCGATCCGGGGCAGACGCTGCGGATGACCGGCGGCCTCGGGCCGCTGCAGGGCATGGGCCTGGACGGCGCGCTGGAGTGGCGCCTGGCCAAGGCCGAGGGCGGCACGCGGATCACCCTGTGGTACCGGGCCGGCGGCTACACGCCGGACGACCTGCGCAAGTTCGTTCCGGTCGTCGACAAGGTGCAGGCGCAACAACTGGGTGGCTTGGCGGACTACCTGCGCGCGAAGGCGAAATGA
- the thpR gene encoding RNA 2',3'-cyclic phosphodiesterase gives MHSDLFGSAPAREAVVHNVFFALVPDTETRAHLASTVARLKTEHDGRGRWLAPERWHMTLYFLGSYSELPQERIESARAAARNVAAAAFELALDRVGHFSHGIGWLGCAQTGTPLQSLWSELHRSLAHARVATQGHAGFVPHVTVVREAKPLLPAQSIPPIAWPVREFVLIDSVLGPRSEYRELGRWKLR, from the coding sequence ATGCACAGCGATCTGTTCGGTTCAGCGCCCGCGCGCGAAGCCGTTGTCCACAACGTTTTCTTCGCGCTGGTCCCCGATACCGAGACGCGCGCCCACCTGGCAAGCACGGTTGCGCGGCTGAAGACCGAACACGATGGCCGCGGTCGCTGGCTGGCGCCGGAGCGCTGGCACATGACGCTGTACTTCCTCGGCTCCTATTCGGAGCTGCCGCAGGAACGCATCGAGTCGGCCCGCGCGGCCGCGCGCAACGTGGCGGCAGCCGCATTCGAACTGGCGCTCGACCGGGTGGGGCACTTCTCCCACGGCATCGGCTGGCTCGGCTGCGCGCAGACCGGAACGCCGTTGCAATCGCTGTGGAGCGAGCTGCACCGGTCGCTCGCGCATGCCCGCGTTGCGACGCAGGGGCACGCGGGCTTCGTGCCGCACGTCACCGTGGTCCGGGAAGCGAAGCCGCTGTTGCCGGCGCAATCCATCCCGCCCATCGCCTGGCCGGTGCGGGAGTTCGTCCTGATCGACAGCGTGCTGGGGCCGCGCAGCGAATACCGCGAGCTGGGGCGCTGGAAACTGCGCTGA
- a CDS encoding YdeI/OmpD-associated family protein: MGQRDPRIDAYIASAAGFAQPILTHLRGLVHAACPDCEETLKWSAPSFTYRGKILCGMAAFKQHATFGLWQGAAIVAGDGSRRDEAMGQFGRLTRVADLPGKRELVAYLRQGMQLIDAGATRTPARNTAPKPPVEAPDDLLAALRGNARARATFEAFPPSCQREYVEWITEAKREATRASRLAQTIEWLAEGKRRNWKYEKC, encoded by the coding sequence ATGGGCCAGCGCGATCCCCGCATCGATGCCTACATCGCCAGCGCGGCCGGGTTCGCGCAGCCGATCCTCACGCACCTGCGCGGACTCGTGCACGCCGCCTGCCCGGACTGCGAGGAAACGCTGAAGTGGAGCGCGCCGAGCTTCACCTACCGCGGCAAGATCCTGTGCGGCATGGCGGCCTTCAAGCAGCACGCGACCTTCGGGCTGTGGCAGGGCGCGGCGATCGTGGCGGGCGACGGTAGTCGTCGCGACGAGGCGATGGGGCAGTTCGGCCGCCTCACGCGCGTCGCGGACCTGCCGGGCAAGCGCGAACTGGTCGCCTATCTCCGCCAGGGCATGCAGCTGATCGATGCCGGGGCGACGCGCACGCCCGCGCGCAACACCGCGCCGAAGCCGCCTGTGGAAGCGCCGGACGACCTGCTCGCGGCCCTGCGCGGCAACGCACGGGCGCGGGCCACGTTCGAGGCGTTCCCGCCCAGCTGCCAGCGCGAGTACGTCGAATGGATCACCGAAGCCAAGCGCGAGGCCACGCGGGCGAGCCGCCTGGCGCAGACGATCGAATGGCTCGCCGAGGGCAAGCGGCGCAACTGGAAGTACGAGAAGTGCTGA
- a CDS encoding polyhydroxyalkanoic acid system family protein, translating to MPSIDIRHAHSLPHAKARKAVQEVAEKLAERFGIDYDWDGDTLNFNRSGVDGKIDLAPKNLRVTANLGFLMSAFKGPIEAEIKRVLDERFGA from the coding sequence ATGCCCAGCATCGATATCCGCCACGCCCACTCGCTGCCGCACGCAAAGGCGCGCAAGGCGGTACAGGAAGTCGCGGAAAAACTGGCCGAACGCTTCGGCATCGACTACGACTGGGATGGCGACACCCTCAACTTCAACCGCAGCGGCGTCGACGGCAAGATCGACCTGGCGCCGAAGAACCTGCGCGTCACCGCGAACCTCGGCTTCCTGATGTCGGCCTTCAAGGGACCGATCGAGGCCGAGATCAAGCGCGTGCTGGACGAACGCTTCGGCGCCTGA
- a CDS encoding FHA domain-containing protein, whose protein sequence is MAALRLRFPNRQQPDLVLGPGVHAIGRDATDRPVIVDDPTQAIAQFCVDRRGVWLQVHAGTRGLHVNGRPVRRMAQLRAGDAVFVDGNEWLLLGDTPPSASGESKPIAGEADPRTVLRGVGGPHHGRSITLDQPRLVGRLSECDIRIDDAAFADRHARLEPHPEGIVLRDLGSHEGSLVNGWPVRNALLRTGDQVVFDTQRFIVEGPSRSANGEARKQARPAPVDEAPAATEPKVASSVRRVPWLLLAALFLAIALSLLLLYGAR, encoded by the coding sequence ATGGCCGCCCTGAGACTGAGGTTTCCCAATCGCCAGCAACCCGACCTGGTCCTCGGACCGGGCGTGCATGCCATCGGGCGAGACGCCACCGACCGGCCGGTCATCGTAGACGATCCCACGCAGGCGATCGCGCAGTTCTGCGTCGACCGACGCGGCGTCTGGTTGCAGGTGCACGCGGGGACGCGCGGCCTCCACGTCAACGGCCGCCCGGTGCGGCGCATGGCGCAGCTGCGCGCGGGCGATGCGGTGTTCGTCGATGGCAACGAATGGTTGCTGCTGGGCGACACGCCGCCGTCGGCGTCGGGCGAATCCAAGCCGATCGCGGGCGAAGCCGATCCGCGCACGGTCCTGCGCGGCGTCGGTGGCCCGCATCACGGCCGCAGCATCACCCTCGACCAACCGCGGCTGGTCGGGCGCCTGTCCGAGTGCGACATCCGCATCGACGATGCCGCGTTCGCCGATCGCCATGCACGGCTCGAACCGCATCCCGAAGGCATCGTCCTGCGCGACCTCGGTTCGCACGAGGGCAGCCTCGTGAATGGCTGGCCGGTGCGCAATGCACTGCTGCGTACCGGCGACCAGGTGGTGTTCGACACCCAGCGCTTCATCGTGGAAGGCCCCAGCCGCAGTGCCAACGGCGAGGCCCGCAAGCAGGCCCGGCCGGCGCCCGTCGACGAGGCGCCCGCGGCCACGGAACCCAAGGTCGCCTCCTCGGTGCGGCGCGTTCCCTGGTTGCTGCTGGCGGCGCTGTTCCTCGCGATCGCGCTCAGCCTGCTGCTGCTGTACGGCGCGCGTTAG
- the msrQ gene encoding protein-methionine-sulfoxide reductase heme-binding subunit MsrQ has product MARTSRGPRTSPGLIAAKTLVHLLALTPAAILGWQIRAEALTGSGGLGADPVAEIEHRLGLWALRLLMLTLAITPLRQLTHQAVLIRFRRMLGLYAFFYATLHLTAYLVLDLRGYWTQIFEEIAKRPYITVGFTAWLLLVPLAVTSTTAAIRRLGRNWARLHRLVYAVGVLAVLHFWWLVKSDVREPALYAAILAVLLGWRLVKALRDRRANARRTAAAG; this is encoded by the coding sequence ATGGCCCGAACCTCGCGCGGCCCCCGCACGTCACCGGGCCTGATCGCCGCCAAGACCCTCGTCCACCTGCTCGCGCTCACGCCGGCCGCGATCCTGGGCTGGCAGATCCGCGCCGAGGCGCTGACCGGGAGCGGCGGCCTCGGCGCCGACCCGGTCGCGGAGATCGAACACCGGCTCGGGCTGTGGGCGCTGCGCCTGCTGATGCTGACGCTGGCCATCACGCCGCTGCGGCAGCTCACCCACCAGGCGGTGCTGATCCGGTTCCGGCGCATGCTCGGCCTGTATGCGTTCTTCTACGCGACGCTGCACCTCACCGCCTACCTGGTGCTGGACCTGCGCGGGTACTGGACGCAGATCTTCGAGGAAATCGCCAAGCGCCCCTACATCACCGTGGGTTTCACCGCCTGGCTGCTGCTGGTGCCGCTGGCCGTGACTTCGACCACGGCGGCAATCCGTCGCCTGGGGCGGAACTGGGCGCGCCTGCACCGGCTGGTCTACGCCGTGGGCGTGCTCGCGGTGCTGCATTTCTGGTGGCTGGTGAAGTCGGACGTGCGCGAACCGGCCCTGTATGCGGCCATCCTCGCGGTGCTGCTGGGTTGGCGCCTGGTGAAGGCGCTGCGCGATCGCCGGGCTAACGCGCGCCGTACAGCAGCAGCAGGCTGA
- the msrP gene encoding protein-methionine-sulfoxide reductase catalytic subunit MsrP, whose product MSLRDALRVPAAEITDEPVYRDRRRLLAALAAVPGLGLAGCGKAAPPPPSKVVVTPEQARSGFRTSEPLTRYEDVTTYNNFYEFGTGKGDPSRADFTLRLKPWSVAVGGHCAKPGVLALDDLLKGVTPEERIYRLRCVEGWSMVIPWLGVPLADVLKRFQPTSKAKYVAFTTLNDPKQMPGQRYPALEWPYREGLRIDEAMHPLAFLVTGLYGKPLPQQNGAPLRLVVPWKYGFKGIKSIVAITFVESMPFTSWNDAQSSEYGFFSNVNPNVDHPRWSQKTERRIAGTQSKLFAERIPTRMFNGYAEQVAGLYAGMNLRKWF is encoded by the coding sequence ATGTCCCTGCGTGATGCCCTGCGCGTTCCCGCCGCCGAAATCACGGACGAACCGGTCTATCGCGATCGTCGCCGCCTGCTCGCCGCGCTGGCGGCCGTGCCCGGGCTGGGCCTGGCCGGCTGCGGCAAGGCCGCCCCGCCGCCCCCTTCAAAAGTAGTGGTCACGCCCGAGCAGGCGCGCTCGGGCTTCCGCACCAGTGAGCCGCTGACCCGCTACGAGGACGTCACCACCTACAACAACTTCTACGAATTCGGCACCGGCAAGGGCGACCCCTCGCGCGCCGACTTCACCCTGCGGCTCAAGCCGTGGAGCGTCGCCGTCGGCGGCCATTGCGCCAAGCCCGGCGTGCTCGCGCTCGACGACCTGCTCAAGGGCGTGACGCCGGAAGAGCGGATCTACCGCCTGCGCTGCGTCGAAGGCTGGTCGATGGTGATCCCTTGGCTGGGCGTGCCGCTGGCCGACGTGCTCAAGCGCTTCCAGCCCACGTCGAAGGCGAAGTACGTCGCCTTCACCACGCTCAACGATCCCAAGCAGATGCCGGGCCAGCGCTACCCCGCGCTGGAATGGCCCTACCGCGAGGGCCTGCGCATCGACGAAGCGATGCATCCCCTCGCCTTCCTGGTCACCGGGCTGTACGGCAAGCCGCTGCCGCAGCAGAACGGCGCGCCGCTGCGCCTGGTGGTGCCGTGGAAGTACGGCTTCAAGGGCATCAAGTCGATCGTGGCCATCACCTTCGTCGAGTCGATGCCGTTCACCAGCTGGAACGACGCACAGTCCAGCGAGTACGGCTTCTTCAGCAACGTCAATCCGAACGTCGACCACCCACGCTGGTCGCAGAAGACCGAACGCCGCATCGCCGGCACGCAGAGCAAGCTGTTCGCCGAGCGTATCCCGACGCGGATGTTCAACGGCTACGCCGAGCAGGTCGCGGGCCTCTACGCCGGCATGAACCTGCGCAAGTGGTTCTGA